One Arthrobacter sp. StoSoilB20 DNA segment encodes these proteins:
- a CDS encoding peroxide stress protein YaaA, protein MLILLPPSEGKTPAAKGPAIEWESLSFPELNPYRAKVLEALGTVSAHEDALALLGVGASLRDDVERNTRLNAEPAAPAHQVYSGVLYDALGYNSMTPTQRRKATESILVVSALWGAIGFGDHVPAYRLSMGTALPDVGRLASFWKPQLNAALATRSEGELLVDCRSSTYAAAWAPPAAQTVNVNVFNEANGKRTVVSHFAKHTRGELARHLLTRRGKAPSTPGQLLKAAGEVWTAELVEGTARKPHALNIILT, encoded by the coding sequence GTGCTGATTCTGCTTCCGCCTTCCGAAGGCAAGACCCCCGCTGCCAAAGGTCCCGCCATCGAGTGGGAGTCCCTCAGTTTTCCGGAGCTGAATCCTTACCGGGCAAAAGTCCTTGAGGCCCTGGGTACAGTCAGCGCGCACGAGGACGCACTCGCTTTGCTGGGCGTCGGAGCCTCGCTGCGGGACGACGTCGAACGTAATACCCGGCTCAACGCGGAACCGGCAGCGCCGGCGCACCAGGTCTATTCGGGTGTTCTTTACGACGCCTTGGGCTATAACAGCATGACTCCCACGCAGCGGCGCAAGGCCACCGAATCCATCCTGGTGGTCTCAGCCCTGTGGGGCGCCATCGGCTTTGGCGACCACGTGCCCGCCTATCGGCTGTCCATGGGAACGGCACTGCCCGACGTCGGACGCCTCGCCTCATTTTGGAAGCCGCAACTGAACGCTGCACTCGCCACGCGCAGCGAAGGGGAACTCCTGGTCGATTGCCGTTCCAGCACCTACGCCGCGGCCTGGGCTCCCCCGGCGGCGCAGACCGTCAATGTCAATGTCTTCAATGAGGCAAACGGCAAGCGCACCGTGGTCAGCCACTTTGCCAAGCACACACGCGGTGAGTTGGCACGGCACCTGTTGACCAGGCGCGGCAAAGCCCCGTCAACTCCAGGTCAGCTCCTGAAGGCTGCCGGCGAAGTGTGGACTGCGGAACTGGTTGAGGGCACGGCCCGCAAGCCCCACGCGCTGAACATCATCCTGACCTAG
- a CDS encoding C4-type zinc ribbon domain-containing protein, with amino-acid sequence MAKAAPAEQLKLLELQGLDAKLKSLAGRRRVFETDPRIKDLTDALTVANGELGAAKVAVRDAEAELRRAEADVEQVATRIERDETRLNSGTGLSKDLVALQNDIASLNKRRSDLEDVELEILERLDTLRERQAAQQAIVDDIQGSFGSIRAELDEAIAEIAAEETVVRGQRAAFADTLDAGLLAVYEKTIAKRGVGAARLFHGKSEGSGMMLSPGDLAEVKAAAEDEIVFCPDSGVILVRSAEWN; translated from the coding sequence GTGGCGAAAGCAGCACCGGCAGAACAACTGAAATTGCTTGAACTGCAGGGGCTGGATGCCAAGCTTAAATCGCTGGCCGGTCGTCGGCGGGTCTTTGAAACCGATCCCCGGATCAAGGACCTCACGGATGCGCTGACCGTTGCCAATGGTGAACTCGGCGCGGCAAAGGTGGCCGTCCGTGACGCCGAGGCTGAGCTTCGGCGTGCGGAGGCGGACGTGGAGCAGGTTGCCACCCGGATCGAACGTGACGAAACGCGGCTTAACAGTGGCACGGGACTGTCCAAGGACCTGGTGGCACTTCAAAATGACATCGCCTCGCTGAACAAGCGCCGCTCGGACCTTGAGGACGTTGAACTTGAGATCCTGGAGCGGCTGGACACGCTGCGTGAGCGTCAGGCCGCCCAGCAGGCGATTGTCGATGACATCCAGGGCTCCTTCGGCAGCATCCGCGCTGAGCTGGATGAAGCCATTGCCGAGATTGCAGCTGAAGAAACCGTGGTTCGGGGCCAGCGCGCAGCGTTCGCCGACACCCTTGATGCCGGGCTGCTGGCAGTGTACGAGAAGACCATTGCCAAGCGTGGCGTCGGTGCTGCGCGCCTGTTCCACGGCAAGTCCGAGGGCTCGGGCATGATGCTCAGCCCCGGCGACCTTGCCGAGGTCAAGGCCGCAGCCGAGGACGAGATCGTTTTTTGCCCGGACTCAGGGGTCATCCTGGTCCGTTCGGCCGAGTGGAACTGA